A segment of the Chlorogloeopsis sp. ULAP01 genome:
ATTTTTCCTACAGGTTCGACAACTCTAAAACGGGAAGATTTGCGGCGTGGTACGGAACCAGATAGCAGCTACTATATCCAAAATGAAGCAGAGATGAGGAATAAGTTTGAAATTGACTTGAATAGCGATCCACCACCTGATTTAGTAGTAGAAATAGATTTGACCAGTTCTTCTTTGGATAAATTTCAAGTTTATGCTTCTTTATGTATTACAGAACTTTGGCACTACGACGAAGGTGTGCTGCGAATATATCAACTGCAACAAGGGCAATATGTAGAGTGCAGTCATTCACCAACTTTTGCAAATTTACCTTTAATTGAAATTCCGCAATTTTTAGAGGAAAGTCAAAGAGTTGGGGTGATGGAGATGACGCGACATTTTCGGAATTGGGTGAGAGAACAGATTTAAGTAAGAGAAAGTTTTTCAGTTTTAGGTAGCTAATTATGAAAATTTTTACAGCTTATATTGAATGGGATGCTGAAACAAAATTATATGTTGGTATTGTACCTGGAATCCCAGGCGCTCATACTTAGGGTGCTACTTTAGATGAGCTTAAGGAAAATCTCAAAGAAGTTTTGGAGTTGTGTTTAGAAGAATACAAAGATTCAATGGAAGATTTACCTCAGTTTGTAAGGTTACAGCAAGTTCATGAAAGTTTCGCCACAGCTTCTTTAAAGTCGGGAACTCCTTGAATTAAAGGTGGCTAACGAGATTCAAATACTCGTTAACTAAGCTTCAATACTATTGAATGAAGTTCAAATACTGATTCATGAACCTCAAGTACTCATGAATGAAGTTCTAACACTCATTAATCAAGCTCAATTACTCGTTTACGAGATTCTGATACTCACTAATGAAGCTCAAATACTCACTCAGGAGGTTCTAACACTCGCTAACGAAGCTCAAATACTCGCCAGCGAGGTTCTCATCCTCATTAAAGAGGTTCTAATCCTCGTTCACAAGTTTGTAATAGCAATGAACAAAATAACTATCACCGAAAAGAATAATTCCTACTCCCCTCTCCTTGGTAAGGAGAGGGGCTGGGGGTGAGGTTTCCGCCACTGCTTCACTGCTGTTTGTAACTCCTCCGACAACCAGCTATCAAACTGCGGATATACTGGCAGCCTTGGCACTAACTCCCACCCCGCAGGCTGTAAAATTTCTCTCAATTCCTGCTTTTGAAGATGAGGATAATCGGGATTCACTTCATCTTTTGGCCCGATTCCGCCTAAGTCTCTTGCGCCTGCTTCTACACAAGCGATTAACCAGCACTCATCTTTGACTAAGTTTGGCGGTATTTGGATAGTAATATCTGAGGGTAAAATTTGACGTGCCTGAAAAATTACTTCTGGTAGTTGATGGGGATCAAAGGGTGGTGCGTCAAAAGTTTGCTGATTTCCGGGGCTATGAGGTTGGAGGATGACTTCTTGGATGTGATGGTAACGGTGGTGGAGATTGGCGATCGCTACTAATGTCTCCCACCAATCAGCTTCAGTTTCTCCAATTCCCAATAACAAACCTGTTGTAAACGGAATCTGTAATTCTCCCGCCCATTCTAATTGTTGCAGTCTGACTTCTGGCTTTTTACTTGGTGCGAATTTATGCACGCTTTTAAGTAGTTCTGGGGTTAACTGTTCTAACATTAACCCCATAGAAACGTTTACATTCTTGAGCTTTTGCATTTCCGCAAAACTCAATGGCCCCGCATTTGTATGTGGCAAAAAACCAAATGATAGTGCTAATTCGCACAATTTATAAATCCGCTCACACCACGCTTGACGCTGCGATGAATGGGGATGTACTTCACCACTGAGTATTAAAATTTCACAGATTTTTTGGTGCTGAAGTGATTGAAGAATACTTTCTGCTGCTGCTATTGTTATCCAAGGACTTTGACCCGATTCGCTGCGAAAGTTACAATAGGTACATCGGTTAAAACATTCGTAAGTAGGAACGATTGTGTAAGCAGGACTATAAGTAACTAAGGGGGAATGAGTATTTAGCATGGAAATAGTACTGCTAACCACAGTAAAGCATAAAAAGAGTTAATACTACAGTCTTAGCTTTTATACTCAATAATTATTTTTGAATTGTTTGTAACGAATAGCGAGATAAAATATTTTTGATTTTCAAGTCGCTAATTTTTGCGATCGCCTCTACTAATTCTTTCTGTTCTCCCTGCAATTCTAGCTTTGCTAAAGCTTGAGCAAAATTATCACCAGTCCGTAGATTTTGATTGAGTTGATTAATTTGGGAAAAATCTAAAACTTTCATAATTTCCCTATTTCTGCGTTGACGTACAGCTTGTAGTCGTTGGCGCATTTGGGGTGTCAGCTCCATCTGTGGGGATGAGTTGGCTATCTGGGCAAAAATTACAGTTGAATTAGTGCTAAATTTCGCTATTTCTGCCCAAGCAAGTTCTGAGGGAAAAAATATATAAACAAGAACAATAGCTAATACAGACAGTAGTTTTGTAAGTTTGATAGCCATATTTAATTAGAAGGCAGAGGGCAGAGAGAAGTTTGTAGGCGCGGAGCGACTTCCCGTAAGGGTGCGGTGAGCAGCGCCTTGGTGAGCCAGCGCTCTTGGTAGGGTTTCCAACGGACAGTTCCTACAACGGGGGAGACCCCCGCAACGGACTGTCCTCCTCTACAGGCGACTGGCGTAGACACGTAGACGGACGTAGTCCGGCTTCTCGCAGAGTAGTGGATAAGCGAAAGTAAGGGTTCCCCGACTTGTGGCGACTGCGTACACGCGAAGCGGGTTCTCGTTAGAGTACCCGGAGGGAGGTTTCCTCCAAAAGCGTTGCTCCTCCGAAGGAGGCTCAAAGCTTCGGAGAGGCAGAAGGAAACGGGGGAAGGGATACGGGGACGCGGGGAGGACACTTCCGTGCGGAGTTCCCTCCGTTGAGGAAAGTGTCCCTCGACAAGGAGAGAGGGGGACAAGGGGACAAGGTTTTTTTCTACTCCTATTCTCCCACTGTTCTCTGTTCCCTATTCCTCGTTCCCTATTATTCCGACCTTTGAATTCTATTAATTTCTCTTTGCAGTTCTTCAATTTTTTTCCGCAAATTTTCTACTTCTTGATTTTGGTTAGTTTGTGCTGTCACATCTACTGCTCCGGATGCAGGCGATCGCTGATAATTTCCTTTCTTGATTTGTTGATATTCTTCTGATCCTGCCCATTCCTTGAGATAATGTACTCGTTCCACAGCAAAGGGATGAGTGAGCATCATTCCTTGAGCGCCGTTGTAGATTAAAAATTTATATATTTGATTGAGTCCATCTTCATCTAAAGCCTGATAATTTTCTGATTGTTGAATAAACTCTTGTAAGCTGCATTCGTTGGCATATTTTATACTGCCACCTGAAATTTTCATCATCGATGACATGACAGTATTTAAGTCATCAATCACTAACATAGCAGCCCGATCTGCTGTTAGTTCTGCTTTGCGTCGCCATTCAAAAAAAGCATAAATCAAAGCACTACTGACAAAATTACCGATCCCAAAGGTTAATTCACCCAAGGCAGAAGCAGTGTTCATCGCCCACATGGCCATTTGAATTAAAATAGTATGACCACATTTAATATGCCCCAGTTCATGGGCTAACACCGCCCTAATTTCGGCTTCGTCAAGTAAGTCTAAGACCCCTGTATTTATGACTATATAAGGATGCTCTTGCCCCAATGCATAACTATTTGCAAGGGGATTTTGCGATACAAACAGTGTTGGTTCTGGGTAAATATCCAAATCCCGCACGCATTCCCGAAACATCTGGTAAATAGTGGAATATTGACGAGGCCCGACTTGGATAGTGTTGCCCATGAGATAAACTAACTGGGGGCGTTCGTAAACAAATTCCACAAATTTACGGGCAATTAAATCAAAACCTGGGAAACTGCGTAGGGCTTGTTCGGCTTGCCGATCTAAAGGATGCCTAAAAGCTTCGCTGGAAATTCCTGTATAAGTTGGCATAATTCAGGATAATTGGGATCGCTCACTAGTTATGGGTCATTGGTAACAACAAATTACTAATGACTGATGACTAATGACAACATACATAATGGTAATGGGGCTTTTACAGGTAAATTTACTTTGTATGGGATGAAAAGCGTGTGATTGAGGCAGAAGTTCATTTATCATTACATAACTTCCTGCGATCGCAGGCGGGTTTCCCTTCGTGGCCCCATCATTTGACGATGGCACGGTTGGTAGCACGCGCCTTGCGCTTGGAACGTAGCGCCCTAATTCAGGTTGGCGCAGTGTGTGGCTATCAAGGACGTTATCGTACAAGCTTCGTAGCTTCGGCATTGATGTGGCCTGGCCCTGTGATTATAGTTGCCCCAGAAGATGTGCAGCAACGCCTTACAAAAGTGGAAATTCCCCGCCTTCAACAGTGGCTACAAGTCAGTAAGGCAATTAGAACAGGTGACGCTTGGCCTGGTGGTGAGTTCCAAGGACTGTTGTTGCTTTCTCCTCAAGCTTGGTTAAAAGCACAACTGGCAGAAAAAGAAGAATTTCCTAGTGGCATTCCTACAATTATTGATGGCGTAGACGATTTAGAAGATTGGGTGCGCGAGCAACTCACCGTGACTTTGGAAAGCAGTGATTGGGATCAACTCATGCTGGCTTGTCCTAATCAAGCTGAGGCAATTCGTTCTGCGCGAGTACAATTGACACATGAACTATTCCAACATCCTGCTAATCCCTACGAGTGTTATCTAATTTCTCAACAAGAAGTAGAAATCATCAGCCACCTTTATTCAATTTTGGAGCTAGCAGATTTACCGGATGCTTGGCAAAAGTTTTGGCAGCAATTTCAAAAAGTAAATGCAAAGCTTGCTTCTTCCTCTTCCTTATTGTGGGCGACAATTGCTCGCCGACAAGGTTTATTTTCTTTGCATTGTGTTCCTATTGAAATCGCGAAAATACTTTCACCGATTTGGCAACGACAACCGGTAGTGTTAATTGGTAATACTTTAGAACCGGAGACAGAAGCTCCAATTTTCCGTCAGCGCTTTGGATTGGGTGAGTTGACTTGTCTGAAATTCTCAGATAGCCAAACAGAAGCAATTCAACTGTATGTACCATACCAATTGCCTTTGCCTAATACTCCGGAATTTCAAGCTGCTTTTATTCACAAAGTTCGTACCCTGGTTTGTCTAAGTGCCACATCGCCAGGCTTGACGGTTGTGTTGGTGGGAGATGTGCCACTCAAGGCTCAGGTAGGGACAATTTTGGCTTCGGAGTTTGGTTCGCGGGTGCAAGTGGAAAAAACTTGTTTGGATGAAAATGGCATTTTAGTAACTGGTTGGGAATTTTGGCGAGAGCATCAAGCATATTTGCCTGCACCTCAGCTAATCGTCATTGCTACCTTACCCTTGCCATCGCTGGAAAATCCTCTTGTGGCTGGTAGAGTAGCTTACTATAAGCGATCGCATCAGGACTGGTTTCGTTTATATTTGCTGCCAACTGCCCTGAACGAATTGCAGCGAGCGATCGCTCCAGCGAGAGAAAATCAAGGAATCGTGGCTTTACTTGATAGCCGTGTAGTTAACCGTAGTTATGGCGCTCAAGTTTTAGCTGCCCTTAGCCCTTTAGCACGCATTAACTATCTTGATCCCAGCTTATTTTCCCAATCTAGCTAGGATAATTCCCCGTAGTTAACTAGATTGAGCAACTTGCCCGTCTCTATCGGGCAGTTATCTTGTCCAATCCATGAAAAAATATAAATGCGATCATAATTAGGATTAAGAAAACCCGAACACAGAAGCAATTTTTAATCCAAAATCCAAAATGCTATAAGCGTTATTATCAGCCTTAGAAATGATTTGATTTCTGAATATAGGTTAAACAAATGGGTGAAGCAAAGCGTCGTAAAGCCACACTGGGAGAAAAGTACGGCAAGGATCAAGATCCTCGGATTATGCCTTGGGTTCCAATTACTAAATCCCAAGCAGAACTGTTTATGAAATGGACAACTCGCGGTGCCTGGATTGGTATTGGTGGTTTAGTTGTAGCTTGGGTGACAATTCGTTTTATCGGCCCAGCTTTTGGTTGGTGGCAAGTAGTCTGAATTAAGAGATTTCGAGATTTTGTAAAAAAGACAGCTAGGGTAACCGAGCTGTCTTTTGTATTTGATTTTTTGCCCTTGTGAAATATTTATATTAATCACCAAGCACTCAGTGATATCGCTGTATTTAAATTATTTTATACTAGTAATACATTTATTTTTATTTGAATTTACTTTATTTAACAAGTAATTTACAACTCTTTTTCTTATCAAAGAATAGTGTAATTAGCTACACTTTTTTAATGGCTTAATCAAAAATACTGCCTAAATGGCAACACCGATGAAGAAGGTTTAGTTATTGTCAGGGATAAGTCAAACGATTTGGGTTTTACATTTGAGATAGTGGATTAAGTAAAATCACTGTACGGTTAACCTCTGTAAAATTGTTACTAGATTTTTACTAGATCACTGCAAATCTCAGATTGCCAAGGTCATCTACCAAACTCTATCCAGGATACAATGGGTAGCTGAACCACAACTTGGGTAATTTCTAATCACGCAATCATATCAAGTACATATCAACTACGGATATAAATTGCTCAGAAAAGACGTGTGAAATGGTGTAAAACTAGACTATTCTCCGAGTCTTGGCTGTAAACTGCCAATTAGAACGCAATATGTGATTTTTCTGTTGTTGACTTGTGCTAATTATGAGTTACTCTTATAGCGGGTTGTTTTATGCAACCATCTGCCCTGATAGAAGTGTATAAAGATAATATTAGGCTTGGCAGTTCTGTCTGATATTTTGTTTTTGCAAATTGAATATTTTGATACGGCACCTCTAGCCGCAATAAACTACCTTAAGCTAGGTAGCTATTTATCAACTTTATCTATTCCTGGGAATTGTAATGAATAGCTTACAATACCAGTTAATGAGAAAATCTAAAGAAAATATAAAAGGGATCACATGACCGTGGTGGTAGGAGGAAACTAGTGTTTCTAAGATTAGCGCAACAGCATCGACAATTCGTCCAAGACTTGGTAATGAACCTGCAAGCCTTGGCTATTGTACTTGAGCGGCGTGGTTATCCTGCGTCTTGCTATACCTGTGGCGACCAAATGAATAGTGCTTCGTTTATGGTGAGCTTGGGAGAAAATCACCTGATTAGGTTTTTGGTTTCTGATTACGGAATTACCTGGACAGAAATGCGAGATGATCGCGAATTGATGAAGTTAGAGGGTGCAGAAGCAGTAAATCAGCTACAAGAACTAGCAAATATTGTCAAGTACCCAACTCAACCTCCGCTCGCTAACAAAACCCTCGCCAAGCGCTGCTAATTAGACTGCGAACTTTTAGGATAGTGCGAAAAAGTCATACTTGAGATGGTAGAGCGGAAATTGGAATTCTCTTTACGGTCTCTGGCCGACTCAATAGTATAAATCTGTTGACTGCTTGAGTGTGTAGTTAATCTCTACTCTCCAATCAATAGCTAGTATCCTTTGTGTTGTTGGAATAGCAGAAATTGGCTTTTCGTCAACTACTAAAATTGATTTCAAAGTATTTCTATTTTGTTTTGTTAAGCTTTGGCATAATTGCTATTGCTTGACTAAAACTTGACTAAAAAAGGTCACAATCCATTTCCAATTAAAATAAAGGGCGCCCAGTAGTAGGGATGGCTAAGATTAGCCTCTATTGCTGCTGCTAAGTTGTTATTTCTACTTTGTTGAGTATTAGCAGATAGCTTTCCAGTGATCAAAGCAATTTGTGCTTGTCGTAAAGCTTCGACTTTTGTTAATTTTCTTGAAGGTAAGAGTGTATAAAATGCACTCATCAAAGCTTGGGTACCACCATCATCTACAGTCCACAAGGAAGCAATTGCCGACTTCGCACCAGTTTTTTGAATCTGGTAGCCAAAGCCCAAAATTTCTTCTCCGTTACCCAACTTACCTCCTAAGCCAGTTTCGCAAGCACTTAATACTACCAAATCTACGCGGGGTAAAGACCAAGTTGCGACATCTCTGAAGGTGGCGCGATCGCCATTCCCAAATAAAATAAAGGAGTCTTCTGGCTTACCAGCAATAAAGGCTGCATGAGTTGCTAGATGAACAATTGTGTAATCATCCATCTGAGGTACTGTCATATCAAGGCTAAAGGCATCATCTAAAATTTTCTTGGTATTGGGTACCGTCGCTGCTAAATTTTCTACTTCTCTGGCAGCAAAAGGTAATCCGGAAAAGGTAAGTTGTCGGTTAGCCACTTTCACTTGATAACTGCCTTTGGTGAATGCTGCTGCTAAAACGCGTATTGCTGATGGCGGTGGGCTGTTAAAGTTAGTTAAACTAGCTGCGGTAATGTGATTGATACTAAAGCGCTGGATCAGCCATTGCTTGCCATCATGTAAGGCGGCTAAAGGAATATAGCGCAACTGTCCATCTGGTGCATAAACAATTGTTTTGACATTTGCGTTTTTGAAGTCGTTTTCAATAGGTTTGATTAGCCAGTCATATAACTGACGTGCAGGTTTTTTGACATCTAAGCTGGGATTTTCTAAACCTTTACGAAAGGCTAGTATAGTTTGATTAAGCTTGTCTTGCCCAACAGCAACGCTACGGCGGATTGGTGGTGAGTCAGGAGTTACTAGTACTAGTTCTAAGCTGTCTTTTAAAACCAGAGGATAAACAAGTACAGATTTTTCCGGCAATTGCGATAAATTATCCCGAACTTGGTTGAGGCTCTCTAAGTCCAAATTTTGCCGTCTTGCCGTGCGGTTAATTTGTTCTACTTGGGCTTTCACATCTGGACTATTGATGAAGTTGTTAAATTCCTCTAAGATTTGCTGCTGATTTTCTACCAATTTTTGAATTTGCTGTTTTTGTTCGGGCGATCGCTGCTCTAGAGGAATTTCCCGTAGCTTTGTCAGTTCTTTGCCCATTACGATAGCGCTATCTAGAGTTTTATCTAAGTTTTGTTTAATAGGCTTTTCTGCTGCTGCTAACTCAATGCCTTTGGCAGTACGTTGATTGCCTTGGACATTATTAAGATATTCCTCTAGTTCTTCGACTTTGATTAAATCCATGATCCGTTGCCCTTCCTCGATGCGATCGCTTTTGAGCAACCCTTCACCCAAAGCGCGGTACGTCTGAGCAACGGTTAAAGTATAAGCATCTAATTTTCGTCCAGAAAAAGCTGCTGGATTGAGGCGAACTTTTTCACGGTTGTTGACGCAGTGCTTGTAAAAGAAAATTGCTAATTCTGGCTGGTTCTGGGTTGAGAGTAAGTATCCTAAATTACTATAAGTTTTGCCAAGAGCAATGTGAGTCTGCCCAGGAGTTTTTTCGTTGAGACTAAGTTCTTTGTTTAGAACTAACGCTTGCAGATAGGATTTGAATGCTTGCGAATTCTGACCTTGTTGTTGATAGACTCTGCCAATATTGTTAAATGTTGCAGCTTCTAAAGCTAGATCGCCAATTTCTCTGCTGATAGACAAAGCAGTTTGTAATTTCTGTTGTGCCTGTTGAAATTTACTTTGCCGAGATAGGGCGATCGCCTCTTGATGCAGTCGCACAACATTTTGAACAGGTGTTGAAGCTTTAGCATTTACCGCATTTTTGTTTTGAATACTTGTATTTTTAGCGACAGAAGTAGACGTTGAAACTATCACCTCCAATCCTAAAAAAATCAGTATGGTGGCAGTAACAATATGGCAATAAAATTTTCGAGGGTACATATAAAACCCCCTATATGGTTTGCTGATGACTAGAGAAAATTAGTTGCCAAAGGCGACTATTTTTTATGCTATTTCAGTTGTGGAACATCTTTAATAGTTGCTACGAAGATTTAAGATGTCTGAAGAAAAACAAAACAATAACCAATTACCCACAAGTGCTATTGCTAATCCATCCAGTCGCACACCTGAGTACTGGTTTGAATACCCAGTCAGAGTACAACCTCACCATACCGACTATTTAGGCGTAGTTTGGCACGGTACTTACATAGCTTGGATGGAGGAAGCGCGAGTAGAATGCTTGCGTTCGATAGGTATTGAATATGCTGATCTAGTGGCTTTGGGTTGCGATCTACCAGTTGTGGAACTCTCGCTACGCTATCACCGCTCAATTCAATTGGGTATGGTGGCGGTGGTAAGAACGCGTATGGCAGAAGTGACAGGTGTCCGCATCAATTGGGATTATGTGATTGAGTCGCCCAATCGCCAGGAATTGTATGTTACTGGTACGGTGGCGTTAGTGGCATTAGATCGTGAAAGAGGCAAAATTATGCGTCAGTTACCTGCAAGTGTTAAGGATGCATTAGCAAAGATTTCGACATCGTTCAAATAAGTAAAAGTTAAAAACCAACTTAGGAATCGGACAACCCATGTATTATACATTTCTGCTTCTGAAAACTGGATTCTGAATTTTGATTGAGAAAAATACCCTGTAGCTAGATAGTAGACTGAAAAATTAAAAAACACCGATCCCCGACTTCTTAGAGAAGTCGGGGATCTTGATCATCGCTGTAAGGTTTGAGTTAGCTTTACTATTTGATTCCAAATATCTTGAGGACCAATGCCATAACCAACCTGTAACAAGACAATAACAGCAGCAATTATCAATGCATTTTTTACAGTTGTTTTGATGACTTTAATTAAAATAGTGAAGACTATCCAAGCTATAATTAGTGCAACTAGCATAGTTATCAGTTCCTAAAGAGTCGCCCTTGTTTCAGAACTGCTTCTGGGAAAAAGGCGAATTTATTTTGTTA
Coding sequences within it:
- a CDS encoding Uma2 family endonuclease; this encodes MVTTRTPSAQRVVLRNISWQTFETMLAEMGEERASRLTYDQGTLEIMTPLLPHEYWKCLVERLIFVLGEELNLEIFPTGSTTLKREDLRRGTEPDSSYYIQNEAEMRNKFEIDLNSDPPPDLVVEIDLTSSSLDKFQVYASLCITELWHYDEGVLRIYQLQQGQYVECSHSPTFANLPLIEIPQFLEESQRVGVMEMTRHFRNWVREQI
- the cofG gene encoding 7,8-didemethyl-8-hydroxy-5-deazariboflavin synthase subunit CofG, whose product is MLNTHSPLVTYSPAYTIVPTYECFNRCTYCNFRSESGQSPWITIAAAESILQSLQHQKICEILILSGEVHPHSSQRQAWCERIYKLCELALSFGFLPHTNAGPLSFAEMQKLKNVNVSMGLMLEQLTPELLKSVHKFAPSKKPEVRLQQLEWAGELQIPFTTGLLLGIGETEADWWETLVAIANLHHRYHHIQEVILQPHSPGNQQTFDAPPFDPHQLPEVIFQARQILPSDITIQIPPNLVKDECWLIACVEAGARDLGGIGPKDEVNPDYPHLQKQELREILQPAGWELVPRLPVYPQFDSWLSEELQTAVKQWRKPHPQPLSLPRRGE
- a CDS encoding M48 family metallopeptidase, giving the protein MPTYTGISSEAFRHPLDRQAEQALRSFPGFDLIARKFVEFVYERPQLVYLMGNTIQVGPRQYSTIYQMFRECVRDLDIYPEPTLFVSQNPLANSYALGQEHPYIVINTGVLDLLDEAEIRAVLAHELGHIKCGHTILIQMAMWAMNTASALGELTFGIGNFVSSALIYAFFEWRRKAELTADRAAMLVIDDLNTVMSSMMKISGGSIKYANECSLQEFIQQSENYQALDEDGLNQIYKFLIYNGAQGMMLTHPFAVERVHYLKEWAGSEEYQQIKKGNYQRSPASGAVDVTAQTNQNQEVENLRKKIEELQREINRIQRSE
- a CDS encoding ATP-dependent DNA helicase gives rise to the protein MIEAEVHLSLHNFLRSQAGFPSWPHHLTMARLVARALRLERSALIQVGAVCGYQGRYRTSFVASALMWPGPVIIVAPEDVQQRLTKVEIPRLQQWLQVSKAIRTGDAWPGGEFQGLLLLSPQAWLKAQLAEKEEFPSGIPTIIDGVDDLEDWVREQLTVTLESSDWDQLMLACPNQAEAIRSARVQLTHELFQHPANPYECYLISQQEVEIISHLYSILELADLPDAWQKFWQQFQKVNAKLASSSSLLWATIARRQGLFSLHCVPIEIAKILSPIWQRQPVVLIGNTLEPETEAPIFRQRFGLGELTCLKFSDSQTEAIQLYVPYQLPLPNTPEFQAAFIHKVRTLVCLSATSPGLTVVLVGDVPLKAQVGTILASEFGSRVQVEKTCLDENGILVTGWEFWREHQAYLPAPQLIVIATLPLPSLENPLVAGRVAYYKRSHQDWFRLYLLPTALNELQRAIAPARENQGIVALLDSRVVNRSYGAQVLAALSPLARINYLDPSLFSQSS
- a CDS encoding DUF2839 domain-containing protein, which codes for MGEAKRRKATLGEKYGKDQDPRIMPWVPITKSQAELFMKWTTRGAWIGIGGLVVAWVTIRFIGPAFGWWQVV
- a CDS encoding DUF1815 family protein, coding for MFLRLAQQHRQFVQDLVMNLQALAIVLERRGYPASCYTCGDQMNSASFMVSLGENHLIRFLVSDYGITWTEMRDDRELMKLEGAEAVNQLQELANIVKYPTQPPLANKTLAKRC
- a CDS encoding CHAT domain-containing protein, which encodes MYPRKFYCHIVTATILIFLGLEVIVSTSTSVAKNTSIQNKNAVNAKASTPVQNVVRLHQEAIALSRQSKFQQAQQKLQTALSISREIGDLALEAATFNNIGRVYQQQGQNSQAFKSYLQALVLNKELSLNEKTPGQTHIALGKTYSNLGYLLSTQNQPELAIFFYKHCVNNREKVRLNPAAFSGRKLDAYTLTVAQTYRALGEGLLKSDRIEEGQRIMDLIKVEELEEYLNNVQGNQRTAKGIELAAAEKPIKQNLDKTLDSAIVMGKELTKLREIPLEQRSPEQKQQIQKLVENQQQILEEFNNFINSPDVKAQVEQINRTARRQNLDLESLNQVRDNLSQLPEKSVLVYPLVLKDSLELVLVTPDSPPIRRSVAVGQDKLNQTILAFRKGLENPSLDVKKPARQLYDWLIKPIENDFKNANVKTIVYAPDGQLRYIPLAALHDGKQWLIQRFSINHITAASLTNFNSPPPSAIRVLAAAFTKGSYQVKVANRQLTFSGLPFAAREVENLAATVPNTKKILDDAFSLDMTVPQMDDYTIVHLATHAAFIAGKPEDSFILFGNGDRATFRDVATWSLPRVDLVVLSACETGLGGKLGNGEEILGFGYQIQKTGAKSAIASLWTVDDGGTQALMSAFYTLLPSRKLTKVEALRQAQIALITGKLSANTQQSRNNNLAAAIEANLSHPYYWAPFILIGNGL
- a CDS encoding thioesterase family protein — translated: MSEEKQNNNQLPTSAIANPSSRTPEYWFEYPVRVQPHHTDYLGVVWHGTYIAWMEEARVECLRSIGIEYADLVALGCDLPVVELSLRYHRSIQLGMVAVVRTRMAEVTGVRINWDYVIESPNRQELYVTGTVALVALDRERGKIMRQLPASVKDALAKISTSFK